One uncultured Carboxylicivirga sp. genomic window, GTTATTTTGCTGCTCTTCGTTTGATTGAGTTAGGTTTGAAGCCTGTTGTGCTTGAGAGAGGGAAAGGGGTGAGCGAGCGTAAAAAAGACCTGGCTTTACTCAATAGAAATGTTCAGGTTGATACAGACTCTAATTATGCATTTGGTGAAGGTGGTGCTGGTACTTTTTCAGATGGTAAGCTCTATACTCGCAGTACCAAACGTGGTGATTTCAATAAAGTATTGGAAGTATTCGCCTATCATGGTGCCAGTGACGAAATATTAATTGATGCACATCCCCATATTGGTACAGATAAATTGCCTGGTGTTATAAAAGCCATGCGTCAGTCGATTATTGATGCTGGTGGTAAAGTTCTGTTTGATACCAGGGTAACTGATTTATTGGTTGAAGAAAAAGAAGTGATTGGGGTGGAAACAGCTTCGGGTGATAAAATTTTGGCCAAAGCAGTGATTCTTGCCACTGGTCATTCAGCCAGAGATGTTTATTATTTCCTGCATGATCGAGCCATTCAGCTTGAGGCAAAAACTTGGGCAATGGGTGTACGTGTGGAACATCCTCAGGAGCTGATTGATGAAATACAATATCATACACCAGCTGGAAGAGGAAAATATCTGCCAGCAGCATCTTATAGCTTGTCATGTCAGATTGAAGAGCGTGGAGTTTATTCGTTTTGTATGTGTCCGGGTGGTTTTATTGTTCCGGCTATGACAGATGATAATGAGATGGTGGTGAATGGTATGTCTCCGTCACGACGCGATTCTCCATTTGCTAACAGTGGAATTGTAGTTGAAATTCGCCCTGAAGATATTGGAGAATATAAAAACAAAGGTGTTTTAGGAGGTTTGGAATTTCAGAAAGAGTTGGAACGATTGGCATTTGTTAATGGAGGTAATGGTGTTATTGCACCTGCGCAGGGACTGGCAGACTTTGTCGCCGGTAAACTGTCCTTTGATCTACCTGAATGTTCA contains:
- a CDS encoding FAD-dependent protein; this encodes MKREIVLRLSPKDASDEIYYRPLVAKKLKVAPEKLTYIKVVKRSIDARKKPVVVQLHIEAYANAKPPKPKEITFNYPDVSNGDEVIVVGAGPGGYFAALRLIELGLKPVVLERGKGVSERKKDLALLNRNVQVDTDSNYAFGEGGAGTFSDGKLYTRSTKRGDFNKVLEVFAYHGASDEILIDAHPHIGTDKLPGVIKAMRQSIIDAGGKVLFDTRVTDLLVEEKEVIGVETASGDKILAKAVILATGHSARDVYYFLHDRAIQLEAKTWAMGVRVEHPQELIDEIQYHTPAGRGKYLPAASYSLSCQIEERGVYSFCMCPGGFIVPAMTDDNEMVVNGMSPSRRDSPFANSGIVVEIRPEDIGEYKNKGVLGGLEFQKELERLAFVNGGNGVIAPAQGLADFVAGKLSFDLPECSYVPGTVASPMHFWLPEHIGNRLQKGFAYFDKRAKGFVTNEALILGVESRTSSPVRIPRDKFTFQHVQISGLFPCGEGAGYAGGIASSAIDGERCAEKAYEFITGKSLYQDVTL